A genomic window from Oceanobacillus timonensis includes:
- the sufC gene encoding Fe-S cluster assembly ATPase SufC, with protein MSGSVLEIKNLHVSIEEKEILKGVDLTIKGGEFHAVMGPNGTGKSTLASAIMGHPKYEVTEGTITLDGEDVLEMEVDERARAGLFLAMQYPSEISGVTTSDFLRSAINAKREEGDEIPLMKFIKKLDQDLDYLDIDQNMATRYLNEGFSGGEKKRNEILQLMQLQPDIAILDEIDSGLDIDALKVVSKGINQMRSDAFGCLIITHYQRLLNYITPDFVHVMMQGRIVKSGGPELAKRLESEGYEWIREELGIEDEETAEQNA; from the coding sequence ATGTCAGGTTCAGTATTAGAAATCAAGAATCTTCATGTATCTATTGAAGAAAAAGAGATATTAAAAGGAGTAGACCTAACGATTAAAGGTGGAGAATTCCATGCTGTCATGGGGCCGAATGGTACAGGTAAATCCACATTGGCGTCTGCCATTATGGGTCATCCTAAATATGAAGTAACAGAAGGAACCATCACACTTGACGGGGAAGATGTTTTAGAAATGGAAGTAGATGAACGTGCCCGTGCAGGTCTGTTTTTAGCAATGCAGTACCCAAGTGAAATCAGCGGAGTAACAACTTCTGACTTCTTGCGCTCTGCAATCAATGCAAAACGTGAAGAAGGCGATGAAATTCCATTAATGAAATTCATCAAAAAATTGGATCAGGACTTAGACTACCTTGATATTGATCAAAATATGGCAACACGTTACTTGAATGAAGGTTTCTCCGGCGGGGAGAAAAAACGTAACGAAATTCTGCAATTAATGCAATTACAGCCGGACATCGCTATTCTTGATGAAATTGATTCCGGACTGGATATTGATGCGTTGAAAGTCGTATCAAAAGGAATCAACCAAATGCGTTCGGATGCCTTTGGATGCTTAATTATTACACACTATCAACGTCTCTTAAACTACATTACTCCTGACTTCGTACATGTTATGATGCAAGGCCGTATTGTAAAATCAGGCGGACCTGAGCTTGCTAAACGCCTAGAATCAGAAGGTTACGAATGGATTAGAGAAGAATTAGGAATTGAAGACGAAGAAACTGCAGAACAAAACGCGTAA
- a CDS encoding MetQ/NlpA family ABC transporter substrate-binding protein, translating into MKKWMFLIAAGLVLLLAACGGNDESSDSDTDSDTEITVGAVSVPHAEILEEARPMLEEEGITLNIEEYQDYVFPNDDLADGTLDANYFQHQPYLDQTVEDTGYEIESIGNVHVEPIGIYSQNITDIDDIPEGTEVVLSNSIADQGRILTLFENNGLITLDEDVEKSAATIDDIVDNPLNLSFHPDVDPAFLPENYESEEDALVVINTNYAIEAGLNPLDDALFMEDEDSEYLNLVAVRSEDVDNEALNKLVEVLQSQEIQDFMLENYDGAVIPTPTDAE; encoded by the coding sequence ATGAAGAAATGGATGTTTTTAATCGCAGCTGGTCTCGTTCTGCTTTTAGCTGCATGTGGAGGTAATGATGAATCTTCTGATAGCGATACGGATTCTGATACAGAAATTACAGTAGGAGCTGTTAGTGTTCCACATGCTGAGATTCTTGAAGAAGCCCGGCCGATGTTAGAAGAAGAAGGTATTACATTAAATATTGAGGAGTACCAGGATTATGTTTTCCCCAATGATGATTTAGCAGATGGTACTTTAGATGCGAACTACTTTCAACACCAGCCTTACCTTGATCAGACAGTAGAAGATACTGGTTATGAAATAGAATCGATTGGTAATGTGCATGTGGAGCCAATTGGTATTTACTCACAAAATATTACAGATATCGATGACATTCCTGAGGGAACGGAAGTCGTTTTAAGTAACTCGATTGCAGATCAAGGCAGAATTTTAACTTTATTTGAGAATAATGGATTGATTACTTTAGATGAGGACGTGGAAAAGTCAGCGGCTACAATTGATGATATTGTGGACAACCCTTTAAATTTATCTTTCCATCCGGATGTGGACCCAGCATTCTTGCCGGAGAATTACGAAAGTGAAGAAGATGCGTTGGTTGTTATTAACACAAACTATGCGATTGAAGCAGGATTAAATCCTTTAGACGATGCTTTGTTTATGGAGGATGAAGATTCCGAGTACTTGAATCTTGTTGCTGTTCGTTCAGAAGATGTTGATAATGAAGCTTTGAACAAATTAGTGGAAGTATTGCAATCGCAGGAAATTCAGGATTTCATGCTGGAAAACTATGACGGTGCAGTTATTCCAACACCAACGGATGCAGAATAA
- a CDS encoding methionine ABC transporter permease, which yields MLEELFPNIVAEDLIEASQETVYMTAIAMVGTTVLGLMLGLLLFLTSKGNFWANKPVNVIVAAFVNIFRAIPFIILILLLFPFTDLLVGTIRGPTAALPALILGSAPFYARLVEIALKEVDKGVVEAAKAMGAKASTIIFKVLLPESKPALVSGLTVTAIALIGYTAMAGAIGAGGLGNYAFYFGFQRRSWDVVFVCTVIIVVIVFIFQFIGDAITRKLDKR from the coding sequence ATGCTTGAGGAATTATTTCCGAACATAGTAGCGGAAGATTTAATAGAGGCATCACAGGAAACCGTATATATGACTGCTATTGCAATGGTTGGAACGACCGTGCTTGGTTTGATGTTAGGATTATTATTATTTTTAACATCAAAAGGGAATTTTTGGGCGAATAAACCGGTTAATGTCATCGTAGCTGCATTCGTTAATATTTTCCGGGCCATTCCTTTCATTATTTTAATTCTGTTATTGTTCCCATTTACAGATCTATTAGTGGGAACCATACGTGGACCTACTGCCGCTTTACCAGCGCTGATTTTAGGAAGTGCTCCATTCTATGCAAGGCTGGTTGAAATTGCCTTGAAGGAAGTGGACAAAGGTGTAGTGGAAGCTGCAAAAGCAATGGGAGCAAAAGCAAGTACCATTATCTTTAAAGTACTGCTTCCCGAATCCAAACCAGCCCTCGTATCCGGACTGACAGTTACAGCCATTGCGTTAATCGGCTATACAGCTATGGCCGGCGCAATCGGTGCAGGCGGATTAGGAAACTATGCTTTTTATTTTGGATTTCAGCGTAGAAGCTGGGATGTTGTATTTGTATGTACGGTGATTATTGTTGTGATTGTATTTATTTTCCAATTTATTGGAGATGCTATTACAAGGAAATTGGATAAACGTTAA
- a CDS encoding methionine ABC transporter ATP-binding protein, with product MISIEGLKKVFSLNNKDVVAVDNLNLQVEDGDIYGVVGYSGAGKSTFVRLINRLEEPSAGTVKIGDQVITSLSKSDLRIARQDIGMVFQHFNLLWSRTVADNIAFPLEISGVEKRERKKRVLELVELVGLSGKEDAYPAQLSGGQKQRVGIARALANSPKVLLCDEATSALDPETTNQILRLLQGINEKLGLTIILITHEMHVIRKICNRVAVMEYGKVVEEGNVIDVFTKPQQQVTQNFVEQLTGSNEEEDDMTELTEKFREGMLLRIQFLGESANQTIISQLVKQFDIHVNILQGKITQTQGGSYGTLIVQLLGSQQDEAMKYLKEQDVIEVEVIQHA from the coding sequence GTGATATCCATTGAAGGGCTGAAGAAAGTATTCTCTTTAAATAATAAAGATGTTGTCGCCGTGGATAATTTAAATCTTCAAGTAGAAGATGGCGATATTTATGGCGTAGTTGGCTACAGTGGTGCAGGGAAGAGTACTTTTGTCCGTTTAATCAACAGACTGGAAGAGCCGTCAGCTGGTACAGTGAAAATCGGCGATCAGGTGATTACTTCTTTATCGAAATCGGATTTACGTATTGCCAGGCAGGATATTGGTATGGTGTTCCAGCATTTTAACCTGTTATGGTCCCGCACCGTTGCTGATAACATTGCGTTTCCGCTTGAAATTTCAGGAGTGGAGAAAAGGGAGCGGAAAAAACGTGTACTGGAATTAGTTGAACTAGTCGGTTTGTCAGGAAAAGAAGATGCTTATCCTGCACAGTTAAGCGGTGGTCAAAAACAAAGAGTTGGTATTGCCAGAGCGTTAGCAAACTCTCCTAAAGTTTTGCTCTGTGATGAGGCAACTTCTGCGCTGGATCCGGAGACAACCAATCAAATTCTGCGCTTATTGCAGGGCATTAATGAAAAATTAGGATTAACGATTATTTTAATCACTCATGAAATGCATGTAATCCGTAAAATATGTAATCGGGTTGCTGTGATGGAATATGGGAAAGTGGTAGAAGAAGGAAATGTTATCGATGTATTTACGAAGCCGCAGCAGCAAGTTACACAAAACTTTGTTGAACAGCTGACCGGTTCGAATGAAGAAGAGGATGACATGACGGAATTGACAGAAAAATTCCGGGAAGGTATGCTATTGCGCATTCAATTTTTAGGGGAAAGTGCGAACCAGACAATCATAAGCCAACTTGTGAAGCAGTTTGATATCCATGTGAACATCTTGCAAGGGAAAATCACGCAAACACAAGGCGGAAGCTATGGAACGTTAATTGTTCAGCTGCTGGGAAGTCAGCAGGACGAGGCAATGAAATATTTGAAAGAACAAGATGTTATAGAAGTGGAGGTAATTCAGCATGCTTGA
- a CDS encoding thioredoxin family protein gives MKHFNEAEMNHHRLILYIYTPFCGTCSVARAMLENVERLHEEDIFTEMNASMHPDFMQNHKIESVPCLAFVEDGKIVEKVYTFQSTANIYQYLMKYKPELFQTINN, from the coding sequence TTGAAACATTTTAATGAAGCAGAAATGAACCATCATCGGCTCATATTATATATTTATACACCATTTTGCGGGACATGCAGCGTTGCGCGTGCCATGCTGGAAAACGTAGAAAGATTGCATGAAGAAGATATTTTCACCGAGATGAATGCTTCAATGCATCCTGATTTTATGCAGAACCATAAAATTGAGAGTGTACCGTGTCTTGCTTTTGTGGAAGACGGAAAAATCGTGGAAAAAGTGTACACATTTCAATCAACAGCAAATATTTATCAATATCTGATGAAGTATAAACCGGAATTATTCCAGACGATAAATAATTGA
- a CDS encoding toprim domain-containing protein, protein MMEDDYNKVMIVEGLSDKKHIEKILDDNTITIVCTNGTIGVEKLEELLECYHLDDTEVFILVDEDESGMKLRKQLAGELPHAEHIYVSSEFREVAATPKKKLASILAGKRIGIDLNYLAKW, encoded by the coding sequence ATGATGGAAGATGATTACAATAAAGTCATGATCGTTGAGGGGTTATCTGATAAAAAACATATTGAAAAAATTCTTGACGATAATACCATCACCATTGTTTGTACAAATGGAACCATTGGCGTAGAAAAATTGGAAGAACTGTTAGAATGTTATCATTTAGATGATACAGAAGTGTTTATCCTGGTGGATGAGGATGAATCCGGGATGAAGCTCCGAAAGCAATTAGCCGGTGAACTTCCACATGCCGAACATATTTATGTGAGCAGTGAATTCCGTGAAGTTGCCGCTACACCAAAGAAAAAATTGGCAAGTATTCTGGCAGGAAAGCGAATTGGAATAGATCTCAATTATCTTGCCAAATGGTAG
- the gcvH gene encoding glycine cleavage system protein GcvH: MSLPNDYLYSKEHEWVKKEDGKVRIGVTDFAQDELGDIVFVELPEVGDSLELDEPFGSVESVKTVSELYAPVSGKVVEVNEELEDSPELVNESPHEKAWMVVVEVEKEGQLNELLDADAYREFIEG, encoded by the coding sequence ATGAGCTTGCCAAATGATTATTTGTATTCAAAAGAACATGAATGGGTGAAAAAAGAAGATGGTAAAGTCCGTATCGGGGTTACAGACTTTGCGCAAGACGAGCTTGGCGATATTGTCTTTGTAGAATTACCGGAAGTCGGTGATTCTTTAGAGTTGGATGAGCCATTCGGAAGTGTAGAATCTGTTAAAACGGTATCTGAACTGTATGCTCCAGTAAGCGGAAAAGTGGTAGAAGTGAATGAAGAACTGGAGGATAGTCCAGAACTTGTGAATGAATCACCGCATGAAAAAGCATGGATGGTTGTTGTTGAAGTTGAGAAGGAAGGCCAGCTAAACGAATTATTAGATGCAGATGCATACCGAGAATTTATAGAAGGATAA
- a CDS encoding arsenate reductase family protein codes for MTLSFYWYPKCGTCRNAKKWLDENQIDYQAISIVDNPPSVNELLSWMETSDLPPKKFFNTSGKKYRELHLKERINDLSPREMAEILASDGMLIKRPVLTDGNQVTVGFNEETYESFWK; via the coding sequence ATGACTTTATCTTTTTATTGGTACCCGAAATGTGGTACTTGCCGAAATGCAAAAAAATGGTTGGACGAAAACCAAATCGATTATCAGGCCATTTCTATTGTAGATAATCCCCCAAGTGTGAATGAGCTATTGTCTTGGATGGAGACAAGTGATTTGCCGCCCAAGAAATTCTTTAATACAAGCGGGAAAAAATATCGTGAATTGCATTTAAAAGAAAGAATAAATGATTTATCTCCCCGGGAAATGGCGGAAATTTTAGCTTCTGACGGGATGCTGATTAAAAGACCGGTCTTAACCGATGGCAATCAAGTGACTGTCGGGTTTAACGAAGAGACATATGAATCTTTCTGGAAATAG
- a CDS encoding DinB family protein: MYRNLNDFLTEWSESADGTKAVLNALEDDKLDQSIVEGHNSLGWLGWHLVNTPVFFMNLVGVDLESPYDPDDVPTKASDIQKAYADISNRIVEKSKEVLSDDALVNEFVDFGGSAPKGSVLRMAISHQIHHRGQMTVLLRQAGLEVPGVMGPTKEDQQ, from the coding sequence ATGTATCGAAATTTAAATGATTTTTTAACAGAATGGTCTGAGTCAGCTGACGGTACAAAAGCTGTATTAAACGCTTTGGAAGATGATAAATTGGATCAGTCCATTGTAGAAGGACATAATAGTCTCGGCTGGCTGGGCTGGCATTTGGTAAATACGCCTGTTTTCTTTATGAACTTGGTCGGGGTTGATTTGGAATCTCCTTATGATCCGGATGATGTTCCGACAAAAGCAAGTGATATTCAGAAAGCCTATGCCGATATTTCCAATCGTATTGTAGAGAAATCCAAAGAAGTGCTTTCGGACGATGCTTTAGTAAATGAATTTGTAGACTTTGGCGGATCCGCTCCAAAAGGAAGCGTTTTGCGTATGGCAATCAGCCATCAAATCCATCATCGCGGTCAAATGACAGTTCTGCTGAGACAAGCCGGATTAGAGGTTCCAGGTGTGATGGGACCGACCAAAGAGGATCAACAGTAG
- a CDS encoding ion transporter, whose translation MTFKTFQSRCAAIAENKTFTNIIIALIVLNAVIVGLETYPVMNQLYGDYLYWIDTILLSIFTIEIIIRMIGSSSLVQFFKNPWNIFDFVIVAASILFVGSNYVIVLRIFRILRVLRAISIIPSLRKMVNALLLTIPSMGNIMILLTIFFYMYAVVGTMLFQSIAPEHFGSLHRTLLTLFQILTLDSWATGVMYPILEETSFALVYFISFILIGAFVIINLFVGVIVNNVEEANRENQPTPTDLKLEAMDQELKEIKALLKEKTRKE comes from the coding sequence ATGACATTTAAAACGTTCCAAAGTAGATGCGCCGCCATCGCAGAGAATAAAACATTTACAAATATCATTATTGCCCTGATTGTATTAAATGCGGTCATTGTTGGTTTAGAAACATACCCAGTGATGAATCAGCTTTATGGTGATTACCTTTATTGGATAGATACTATATTGCTCTCCATTTTCACCATTGAAATCATCATCCGAATGATTGGCAGCTCCTCGCTTGTCCAATTTTTTAAAAACCCGTGGAATATCTTTGATTTTGTGATTGTAGCGGCCAGCATTCTATTTGTCGGTTCTAATTATGTCATTGTCCTGCGTATTTTCAGAATACTCCGGGTACTTCGTGCTATTTCCATTATTCCATCGTTGCGAAAAATGGTGAATGCACTATTGTTAACTATACCTTCTATGGGAAATATCATGATTTTGCTGACGATTTTCTTTTATATGTATGCTGTTGTAGGTACCATGTTGTTTCAATCAATTGCTCCAGAACATTTTGGATCACTTCATCGAACCTTACTGACTTTGTTCCAGATTCTCACGCTTGATTCTTGGGCGACGGGCGTTATGTATCCTATTCTGGAGGAAACCAGCTTCGCCTTGGTCTACTTTATTTCGTTTATCCTTATCGGTGCATTTGTTATTATTAATTTATTTGTCGGGGTCATCGTCAATAATGTAGAAGAAGCAAATAGGGAAAACCAACCTACACCGACAGACTTAAAGTTGGAAGCGATGGATCAAGAGCTGAAAGAAATCAAAGCATTATTAAAAGAAAAAACTAGAAAGGAATAA
- a CDS encoding acyl-CoA dehydrogenase family protein yields the protein MSETKEKLFKGGGFLVEDITAEDIITPEDFTDEHKMIAKTTEDFVLGEVVPKIDNLENQEFEHSVELLKKAGELGLLGADVPEAYGGLALDKISSSLIAEKFSRAGGFSITHGAHVGIGSLPIVFFGNEAQKEKYLPKLATGELIAAYALTEPSSGSDALGAKATAKLNDAGTHYILNGEKQWITNSAFADVFIVYAKIDGEHFSAFIVEREYPGVSTGPEEKKMGIKSSSTRTLVLEDAEVPVENLLGEKGRGHIIAFNILNVGRYKLAVGGIGASKRSLELAVKYANERKQFQTPIASFSLTQEKLATIASKLYANESAVYRIVGLFEQRMGALTDEQLQDGREVARAIAEYQIECSMSKFSVSELLDYAVDEAVQLHGGYGFMQEYEVERIYRDSRINRIFEGTNEINRLLVPGTLLKKAMKGELPLLEKAQGLQEELMMMMPEEAGTEALDQEKYLLKNAKKLILLGAGLAAQKYGKKLDNEQEILVKLADMTAEVFNMESAILRTEKAISKDGLEKAQQKLLYTEVYVQEAFNRMEAAAKEILITVEEGDSLRVMLSSLRKLTRHTPINVVKKKREIAAKLIEEEKYIV from the coding sequence ATGAGTGAAACAAAAGAGAAGTTATTCAAAGGCGGCGGATTTTTAGTCGAGGATATTACGGCAGAAGATATCATTACACCAGAAGATTTTACTGATGAGCATAAAATGATTGCGAAAACGACGGAAGATTTCGTATTGGGAGAAGTTGTTCCTAAAATTGATAATCTGGAAAATCAAGAATTTGAACATTCTGTTGAGCTGCTGAAAAAAGCCGGAGAATTAGGTCTGTTAGGTGCGGATGTACCGGAAGCATATGGTGGTTTGGCATTAGATAAGATTAGTTCTTCTTTAATTGCAGAAAAGTTTTCTCGTGCGGGCGGTTTCTCGATTACACATGGGGCGCATGTTGGGATTGGCTCACTGCCAATTGTTTTCTTCGGAAATGAAGCACAAAAAGAAAAATATCTTCCGAAGTTAGCAACGGGAGAGTTGATTGCTGCTTATGCACTGACCGAGCCAAGCTCGGGATCGGATGCACTTGGTGCAAAAGCCACTGCCAAACTAAACGACGCCGGCACCCATTATATTTTAAATGGCGAAAAGCAATGGATTACCAACTCTGCTTTTGCAGATGTCTTTATTGTTTACGCTAAAATTGATGGGGAGCATTTCAGTGCTTTTATAGTGGAAAGGGAATATCCTGGTGTATCAACGGGACCGGAAGAGAAGAAAATGGGAATTAAGAGTTCTTCCACTAGAACGCTTGTCTTAGAAGACGCAGAAGTCCCTGTGGAAAATCTGCTCGGTGAAAAAGGACGGGGACACATTATTGCTTTTAATATTTTAAATGTCGGGCGTTATAAACTTGCTGTCGGCGGCATCGGAGCATCCAAACGCAGTCTGGAATTAGCAGTGAAATATGCTAATGAACGTAAACAATTCCAAACACCGATTGCAAGCTTTTCACTCACACAAGAAAAATTAGCAACCATTGCTTCGAAACTGTATGCCAATGAAAGTGCTGTATATCGTATCGTAGGTTTATTTGAACAGCGGATGGGTGCTTTAACCGATGAACAATTGCAGGATGGACGGGAAGTGGCCAGAGCAATTGCGGAATACCAAATAGAATGTTCCATGTCGAAATTTAGTGTGTCTGAATTACTGGATTACGCAGTGGATGAAGCTGTTCAGCTCCATGGCGGATATGGTTTTATGCAGGAATATGAAGTAGAACGGATATACCGTGATTCCCGTATTAACCGTATTTTTGAAGGAACCAATGAAATTAACCGTCTGCTTGTACCGGGAACATTATTGAAAAAAGCAATGAAGGGTGAATTGCCATTATTGGAAAAGGCGCAGGGACTGCAAGAAGAGTTAATGATGATGATGCCAGAGGAAGCGGGTACAGAAGCATTGGATCAAGAAAAATATTTATTAAAGAATGCGAAAAAGTTGATTTTATTGGGAGCCGGCTTAGCAGCACAGAAATATGGCAAAAAATTAGATAATGAACAGGAAATTCTTGTGAAGTTAGCAGATATGACAGCGGAAGTATTTAATATGGAATCGGCCATTCTCCGTACGGAAAAAGCGATTTCTAAGGACGGATTGGAAAAGGCACAGCAAAAATTATTATATACAGAAGTCTACGTACAGGAAGCTTTTAACAGAATGGAAGCAGCTGCAAAGGAAATTCTGATTACGGTGGAAGAAGGAGACAGTCTGCGTGTGATGCTATCCTCCTTACGTAAGCTGACCAGACACACTCCGATTAATGTGGTTAAGAAGAAACGTGAAATTGCAGCAAAACTGATTGAAGAAGAAAAGTATATTGTCTGA
- a CDS encoding acetyl-CoA C-acetyltransferase has product MKEAVIVAGARTPVGKANKGSLRNARPDDLAALTIKETLKRAGSYQGQVDDVMIGCAMPEAEQGMNMARNIAGLAGLSHDVPGITINRYCASGLQTIATGAERIMLGAADTIIAGGAESMTMIPMGGHVIKPNPDLVEHAPEYYMNMGHTAEEVANRFDISRADQDAFAVQSHARAAQAIENGFFTEEIVPVEVKERFVGKNNKIEEKAFTFKMDEGVRADTNIETLRTLRPAFHVKGSVTAGNASQMSDGAASVLVMDREKAEAEGLTPLVKFRSFAVAGVAPEIMGVGPVEAIPKAVKMAGLELSDIGLFELNEAFASQALSVIRTLDLDMDKVNVNGGAIALGHPLGCTGTKLTVSLIHEMKRRKEQFGIVTMCIGGGMGAAGVFELL; this is encoded by the coding sequence GTGAAAGAAGCAGTGATTGTAGCTGGTGCAAGAACACCAGTAGGAAAAGCGAATAAAGGTTCATTACGTAATGCCAGGCCGGATGACTTGGCGGCGTTAACGATAAAAGAAACGTTAAAAAGGGCCGGCAGCTATCAGGGACAGGTGGATGATGTGATGATTGGCTGTGCAATGCCGGAAGCAGAACAGGGAATGAATATGGCGCGAAATATTGCGGGTCTCGCCGGATTAAGCCACGATGTTCCGGGAATTACGATCAACCGTTACTGTGCGTCGGGATTACAGACCATTGCGACCGGTGCAGAACGGATTATGCTGGGTGCTGCAGATACGATTATTGCTGGCGGTGCGGAATCGATGACAATGATTCCGATGGGCGGCCATGTGATTAAACCCAATCCAGACTTGGTTGAACATGCGCCGGAATACTATATGAACATGGGGCATACAGCCGAAGAAGTCGCCAATCGTTTTGACATTTCCAGAGCGGATCAGGATGCTTTTGCAGTACAAAGTCATGCACGTGCCGCCCAAGCCATAGAGAACGGATTTTTTACAGAGGAAATTGTTCCGGTAGAAGTGAAGGAGCGTTTTGTCGGGAAGAACAATAAGATAGAAGAAAAAGCTTTTACTTTTAAAATGGATGAGGGAGTGCGTGCAGACACGAATATAGAAACATTGCGCACATTGCGGCCGGCATTTCATGTAAAAGGAAGTGTGACGGCAGGAAATGCCTCGCAAATGAGTGATGGGGCAGCCTCTGTGTTAGTCATGGATAGAGAAAAGGCAGAAGCGGAAGGATTAACACCTCTCGTCAAATTCCGTTCCTTTGCCGTAGCTGGTGTAGCACCGGAAATAATGGGCGTAGGCCCGGTAGAAGCAATTCCGAAAGCGGTCAAAATGGCCGGACTGGAATTATCGGATATTGGTTTGTTCGAATTAAATGAAGCTTTTGCATCACAGGCTTTAAGCGTTATCCGCACGTTAGATCTGGATATGGATAAAGTAAATGTCAACGGCGGTGCGATTGCATTAGGGCATCCACTTGGCTGTACTGGAACGAAGTTGACGGTCAGTTTAATACATGAAATGAAGCGAAGAAAGGAACAATTTGGCATTGTTACGATGTGTATTGGCGGCGGTATGGGAGCTGCGGGTGTATTTGAACTTCTATAA